A part of Propioniciclava coleopterorum genomic DNA contains:
- a CDS encoding GTPase, protein MKAGKPPAPGLAARLTALDRAVELSRGRVPEEVLAPADALIDRAGRRLAIAGDHTVIALAGATGSGKSSLFNALSGTQFAKPGVTRPTTSEAMAVAWGRNCPARCWTGSRSGAATSSRPSPACRTDWCSSTCPTTTPPRPRTA, encoded by the coding sequence GTGAAGGCCGGTAAGCCGCCCGCGCCCGGGCTGGCCGCGCGCCTCACCGCGCTGGACCGCGCCGTCGAGCTGAGCCGGGGCCGCGTCCCCGAGGAGGTGCTGGCCCCCGCTGACGCCCTGATCGACCGGGCCGGTAGGCGGCTCGCGATCGCCGGCGACCACACGGTCATCGCGCTGGCCGGCGCGACGGGCTCGGGCAAGTCGAGCCTGTTCAACGCGCTGTCGGGCACGCAGTTCGCCAAGCCCGGAGTCACCCGCCCCACCACCAGCGAGGCCATGGCCGTGGCCTGGGGGCGGAACTGCCCAGCCCGCTGTTGGACTGGCTCGAGGTCGGGCGCCGCCACCTCATCACGTCCCAGCCCGGCGTGCCGGACGGACTGGTGCTCCTCGACCTGCCCGACCACGACTCCACCGAGACCTCGCACCGCGTGA
- a CDS encoding ABC transporter: protein MPDGLVLLDLPDHDSTETSHRVTVDRLVKLVDMLVWVVDPQKYADGALHDGYLKPLAGHASVMAVALNQADRLGPEQRRAALADLRRLLDSEGLADSPLVAVSALTGEGMDELRELVDRAARDKAITARRFAADVTRDATGLSAALGTGAVPQLSRGEIDRLYASVADAAGVPLVTEGVLKAWRHRGTLATGWPLVTWLRRFKPDPLRALRMDRRKELAPTEVSRTSLPQANTVQRARLDGALRHLMDTATAGIPRGWAERVRAAARGDQRVLADRLDRAVAATDLRMDAGRGWWVLVTILQWLGIVAMVVGGVWLLLPLILGLLQVPMEVPQVTWQGWPVPTLLLLGGAGLGIVLGLLSRVFVEAGARVKQRQARQALTASVGTVVDAEVLAPVRAELERLAEARTAVQRAV from the coding sequence GTGCCGGACGGACTGGTGCTCCTCGACCTGCCCGACCACGACTCCACCGAGACCTCGCACCGCGTGACCGTCGACCGGCTCGTGAAGCTCGTCGACATGCTGGTGTGGGTCGTCGACCCGCAGAAGTACGCCGACGGTGCCCTGCACGACGGCTACCTCAAGCCCCTGGCCGGGCACGCGTCGGTGATGGCCGTGGCGCTCAACCAGGCGGACCGCCTGGGCCCCGAGCAGCGCCGCGCCGCGCTGGCCGACCTGCGCCGCCTGCTCGACTCCGAGGGGCTGGCCGACTCGCCGCTGGTGGCGGTGTCGGCGCTCACGGGCGAGGGGATGGACGAGCTTCGCGAACTGGTCGACCGGGCGGCCCGCGACAAGGCGATCACCGCGCGCCGCTTCGCCGCCGACGTTACCCGCGACGCCACCGGCCTGTCCGCGGCGCTCGGGACCGGCGCGGTGCCCCAGCTCAGCCGCGGCGAGATCGACCGGCTGTACGCCTCGGTGGCGGACGCCGCGGGCGTGCCGCTGGTGACCGAGGGCGTCCTCAAGGCGTGGCGGCATCGGGGCACGCTGGCGACCGGCTGGCCGCTCGTCACGTGGCTGCGGCGCTTCAAACCCGACCCCCTGCGCGCGCTGCGGATGGACCGCCGCAAGGAACTCGCCCCGACCGAGGTGAGCCGCACCTCCCTGCCGCAGGCCAACACCGTGCAGCGGGCCCGGCTCGACGGGGCGCTGCGGCACCTCATGGACACCGCCACCGCGGGCATCCCGCGCGGCTGGGCCGAGCGCGTCCGGGCGGCCGCGCGGGGCGACCAGCGCGTCCTGGCCGATCGGCTCGACCGCGCGGTCGCGGCGACGGACCTGCGCATGGACGCCGGCCGCGGCTGGTGGGTCCTGGTCACGATCCTGCAGTGGCTGGGGATCGTCGCGATGGTGGTGGGCGGGGTCTGGCTGCTGCTGCCCCTGATCCTCGGGCTGCTGCAGGTGCCGATGGAGGTGCCCCAGGTGACGTGGCAGGGCTGGCCCGTGCCGACCCTGCTGCTGCTCGGCGGCGCCGGCCTGGGCATCGTGCTGGGCCTGCTGAGCCGCGTGTTCGTGGAGGCGGGCGCCCGCGTCAAGCAGCGCCAGGCCCGCCAGGCGCTCACGGCGTCCGTCGGCACGGTGGTGGACGCCGAGGTGCTGGCCCCGGTGCGCGCCGAACTCGAGCGGCTCGCCGAGGCGCGGACCGCCGTGCAGCGCGCCGTCTGA
- a CDS encoding single-stranded DNA-binding protein, with the protein MEAEIVINGNVGGEVDWRDHEEYVGRATFTLACTPAVQRNGAWVELPTAWYRVTCWRRLAANVRDSVRKGDAVIVAGRLRLDRWTDESGVQREAYTIEAGWVAHDLRRGASTFRRASARPEASDPWESDAEAERITSLERHEAAAQAQERESDADAEVSETEAVPA; encoded by the coding sequence ATGGAAGCGGAGATCGTGATCAACGGCAACGTCGGTGGCGAGGTCGACTGGCGCGACCACGAGGAGTACGTGGGGCGGGCGACGTTCACGCTCGCGTGCACCCCGGCAGTGCAGCGCAACGGGGCGTGGGTGGAGTTGCCCACCGCCTGGTACCGGGTGACGTGTTGGCGGCGTCTGGCCGCCAACGTCCGCGACAGCGTCCGCAAGGGCGACGCGGTGATCGTGGCGGGTCGGCTGCGGCTGGATCGGTGGACCGACGAGTCCGGCGTCCAGCGGGAGGCCTACACCATCGAGGCGGGGTGGGTCGCCCACGACCTGCGCCGGGGAGCCAGCACGTTCCGGCGGGCGTCCGCGCGGCCCGAGGCGAGCGATCCCTGGGAGTCGGACGCCGAGGCCGAGCGCATCACCTCGCTCGAGCGGCACGAGGCGGCCGCGCAGGCGCAGGAGCGCGAGTCGGACGCCGACGCGGAGGTGTCCGAGACGGAGGCCGTGCCCGCCTAG
- a CDS encoding PrsW family intramembrane metalloprotease, giving the protein MADPRRHAGLRGLPVLDVPHLGSAHPDRGRRRGPGAQPERDQAIGDARGADAGRVGGAVRGAGPLPPDAARPVVPRAGLGGGGVDRGVHVPEHVGRPADGDRRPQRPRHRRACGGVRGPFVEEATKATVLFAIAIALRYRVVSKLQAVTLAGLSAAGFAFTENILYYSRAIVYSSVTIGTGNPEDALHQIVFLRGVKTAFGHPLFTTLLALGFIIGLRAQSKIVRILAPLGGYLAASLGHMMFNFFASVGMDDTLMAIIGWVIALSIAIHLVRTVLAQGRLLRDRLDDYVSMGWLPASVVPLFARQRTRWASFFISITYGWRAMVATLRIQRTMSELAYLRDAQLLGTVDDGGDVRARALLDRARDLAPIAITDPATQKVQLPKLPAWFRRRKRRAEAVGPWGPPGSGQIPASFLPGQVGSPGYSPVDPRWGPPRG; this is encoded by the coding sequence GTGGCTGATCCTCGGCGCCACGCTGGTCTACGCGGGCTGCCTGTACTGGATGTACCACATCTCGGTTCAGCCCACCCCGACCGAGGGCGGCGGCGAGGTCCCGGGGCTCAACCTGAGCGCGATCAAGCGATCGGCGACGCTCGCGGTGCCGACGCTGGCCGTGTGGGTGGTGCTGTTCGTGGCGCTGGACCGCTTCCGCCCGATGCGGCTCGGCCTGTGGTACCTCGCGCTGGGCTGGGGGGCGGCGGTGTCGACCGCGGCGTCCATGTTCCTGAACACGTGGGCCGGCCAGCAGATGGCGATCGTCGGCCCCAACGACCCCGCCACCGGCGCGCGTGCGGCGGTGTTCGTGGCCCCTTCGTGGAGGAGGCCACCAAGGCGACCGTCCTGTTCGCCATCGCCATCGCGCTGCGGTACCGGGTGGTGTCCAAGCTGCAGGCCGTCACGCTCGCCGGGCTGTCCGCCGCGGGCTTCGCGTTCACCGAGAACATCCTCTACTACAGCCGCGCGATCGTGTACTCCTCGGTCACCATCGGCACGGGCAACCCCGAGGACGCCCTCCACCAGATCGTCTTCCTGCGCGGCGTCAAGACCGCGTTCGGGCATCCCCTGTTCACCACCCTGCTCGCCCTGGGGTTCATCATCGGCCTGCGCGCGCAGAGCAAGATCGTCCGCATCCTGGCCCCGCTGGGTGGCTACCTGGCCGCGTCCCTGGGCCACATGATGTTCAACTTCTTCGCCAGCGTCGGCATGGACGACACGCTGATGGCGATCATCGGCTGGGTCATCGCGCTCAGCATCGCGATCCACCTCGTCAGGACCGTGCTGGCGCAGGGGAGACTCCTGCGCGACCGCCTGGACGACTACGTCTCGATGGGGTGGCTCCCGGCGTCCGTCGTGCCGCTGTTCGCCCGCCAGCGGACGCGCTGGGCCAGCTTCTTCATCTCGATCACCTACGGGTGGCGCGCCATGGTGGCGACCCTGCGGATCCAGCGCACGATGAGCGAGCTCGCCTACCTCCGCGACGCCCAGCTGCTGGGCACGGTCGACGACGGGGGCGACGTGCGCGCCCGCGCCCTGCTGGATCGGGCGCGCGACCTGGCCCCGATCGCGATCACCGACCCGGCGACGCAGAAGGTGCAACTGCCCAAGCTGCCGGCGTGGTTCCGCCGCCGCAAGCGGCGGGCCGAGGCCGTCGGCCCCTGGGGCCCGCCGGGATCGGGGCAAATCCCCGCGTCGTTCCTGCCCGGACAGGTAGGCTCCCCGGGGTATTCACCGGTTGACCCCCGCTGGGGGCCACCGAGAGGGTAG
- a CDS encoding GTPase, with protein MSTAALTEALTRLRAALAAVRLPLALPASQAATDRARAMVTQLDDYVLPRLATLDAPLLAVIGGSTGAGKSTLVNSLIGRVVSRPGVIRPTTRSPVLVHHPDDLEYFESDRILPGLARSRDQANDTGTLQLVPDSSLPRGLALLDAPDVDSVVQENRALAAQLLAAADLWLFVTSAARYADAVPWDYLRSAAERSAAVAVVLDRVPPRP; from the coding sequence ATGAGCACTGCCGCGCTGACCGAGGCCCTGACGCGACTCCGGGCGGCGCTGGCCGCCGTGCGGCTCCCGTTGGCGCTCCCCGCCTCCCAGGCCGCGACCGACCGGGCGCGCGCCATGGTCACCCAACTCGACGACTACGTCCTTCCCCGGCTGGCGACGCTCGACGCCCCACTGCTGGCCGTCATCGGGGGATCCACCGGCGCGGGCAAGTCGACGCTGGTGAACTCGCTGATCGGACGGGTGGTGTCCCGACCCGGCGTCATCCGGCCCACGACGCGCAGCCCCGTCCTGGTGCACCACCCCGACGACCTGGAGTACTTCGAGTCCGACCGGATCCTGCCGGGGCTGGCCCGCAGCCGCGACCAAGCCAACGACACCGGCACCCTGCAACTCGTGCCCGACTCCTCCCTGCCGCGCGGGCTGGCGCTGCTGGACGCCCCCGACGTGGACTCGGTCGTCCAGGAGAACCGCGCCCTGGCCGCGCAGTTGCTCGCCGCGGCCGACCTGTGGCTGTTCGTCACGTCGGCGGCCCGCTACGCCGACGCCGTGCCGTGGGACTACCTCCGCTCCGCGGCGGAGCGCTCCGCCGCCGTCGCGGTCGTGCTCGACCGCGTGCCCCCGCGGCCATGA
- the ettA gene encoding energy-dependent translational throttle protein EttA, whose protein sequence is MPEFVFNMHNVRKTLGEKLILDNVTLSFYEGAKIGVVGPNGAGKSTMLKIMAGLEKPNNGEAMLGKGKTVGILQQEPPLTEDKTVIENIEEAVAETKGMLDRFNAIGMEMAEPDADFDALMEEMGTLQTELDHRNAWDLESQLEQAMDALQCPPGDTPVNILSGGERRRVALCKLLLEAPDLLLLDEPTNHLDAESVSWLEGHLKNYAGAVLAVTHDRYFLDNVAQWICEIDRAKLHPYEGNYSTYLETKRSRLQVEGKKDAKRAKILERELEWVRANPKARQAKNRARLARYEELAAEAERNRTLDLAEINIPAGPRLGSDVLEAKHLVKGFGDRVLINDLSFSLPRAGIVGIIGPNGVGKTTLFKMVTGSEQPDGGELNVGKTVSFSYVDQNRSGIDPKKNVWEVVSDGLDFIKVANFEMPSRAYVASFGFKGPDQQKLAGVLSGGERNRLNLALTLKQGGNVLLLDEPTNDLDVETLQSLEDALLEFPGCAVVISHDRWFLDRVATHILAWEGTDENEANWFWFEGNFADYEQNKVARLGAEAARPHASKHRRLTRD, encoded by the coding sequence ATGCCCGAGTTCGTGTTCAACATGCACAACGTGCGCAAGACGCTGGGTGAGAAGCTCATCCTCGACAACGTCACGCTGTCCTTCTACGAGGGCGCGAAGATCGGCGTCGTCGGCCCGAACGGCGCGGGCAAGTCCACCATGCTCAAGATCATGGCCGGGCTGGAGAAGCCCAACAACGGCGAGGCGATGCTCGGCAAGGGCAAGACCGTCGGCATCCTGCAGCAGGAGCCGCCGCTGACCGAGGACAAGACGGTCATCGAGAACATCGAGGAGGCCGTCGCCGAGACCAAGGGCATGCTCGACCGCTTCAACGCGATCGGCATGGAGATGGCCGAGCCGGACGCCGACTTCGACGCCCTGATGGAGGAGATGGGCACGCTGCAGACCGAGCTGGACCACCGCAATGCGTGGGACCTGGAGAGCCAGCTCGAGCAGGCGATGGACGCGCTGCAGTGCCCGCCCGGCGACACCCCGGTCAACATTCTCTCGGGCGGCGAGCGCCGCCGCGTCGCGCTGTGCAAGCTGCTGCTCGAGGCGCCCGACCTGCTGCTGCTCGACGAGCCGACCAACCACCTGGACGCCGAGAGCGTGAGCTGGCTCGAGGGCCACCTCAAGAACTACGCCGGCGCCGTTCTGGCCGTCACGCACGACCGGTACTTCCTCGACAACGTGGCGCAGTGGATCTGCGAGATCGACCGCGCCAAGCTGCACCCCTACGAGGGCAACTACTCCACCTACCTGGAGACCAAGCGCTCCCGGCTGCAGGTCGAGGGCAAGAAGGACGCCAAGCGCGCCAAGATCCTGGAGCGCGAGCTGGAGTGGGTGCGCGCCAACCCGAAGGCCCGCCAGGCCAAGAACCGCGCCCGACTGGCCCGCTACGAAGAGTTGGCGGCCGAGGCCGAGCGCAACCGCACGCTCGACCTGGCCGAGATCAACATCCCGGCCGGCCCGCGTCTGGGCTCGGATGTGCTGGAGGCCAAGCACCTGGTCAAGGGCTTCGGCGACCGCGTCCTGATCAACGACCTGAGCTTCTCGCTGCCGCGCGCCGGCATCGTCGGCATCATCGGCCCCAACGGCGTCGGCAAGACCACGCTGTTCAAGATGGTCACCGGCTCCGAGCAGCCCGACGGCGGCGAGCTCAACGTCGGCAAGACCGTCTCGTTCAGCTACGTCGACCAGAACCGCTCCGGCATCGACCCCAAGAAGAACGTCTGGGAGGTCGTGTCCGACGGTCTGGACTTCATCAAGGTCGCCAACTTCGAGATGCCCAGCCGCGCCTACGTGGCCTCCTTCGGCTTCAAGGGCCCCGACCAGCAGAAGCTGGCCGGCGTGCTGTCCGGTGGCGAGCGCAACCGCCTCAACCTGGCGCTGACGCTCAAGCAGGGCGGCAACGTGCTGCTGCTCGATGAGCCCACCAACGACCTCGACGTCGAGACCCTGCAGAGCCTCGAAGACGCCCTGCTGGAGTTCCCCGGCTGCGCCGTGGTCATCTCCCACGATCGGTGGTTCCTGGATCGCGTCGCGACCCACATCCTCGCGTGGGAGGGCACCGACGAGAACGAGGCCAACTGGTTCTGGTTCGAGGGCAACTTCGCCGACTACGAGCAGAACAAGGTCGCCCGTCTGGGCGCCGAGGCGGCCCGCCCGCACGCGAGCAAGCACCGCCGCCTCACGCGCGACTGA